From Calothrix sp. PCC 6303, a single genomic window includes:
- a CDS encoding ABC transporter permease: MKPEIIYTPKNTLKKPLQLLQQMKLDILASRQLAYRFMIRDLTVQYRQSLLGITWAFLPSIITAIGFTLANQANVIKVGKTDIPYPAYVMFSTTLWQTFIEALNAPLQAVTAAKSILTKINFPREALIIAKLGEICFNFSIKLLLIICLFIYFKIPITWTIILAPIAIIHLILFGTFIGLLLAPIGILYQDISKGITLISGFWLFLTPIIYPVPNQGLFGILVKFNPVTPLIVTIRELSTTGILSQAPEFWLVSTITLIGLLLTWIFFRLAMPFVIEKIGS; the protein is encoded by the coding sequence ACATCCTCGCATCACGACAACTAGCATATCGATTCATGATACGAGATCTCACCGTCCAATATCGGCAATCACTCCTAGGAATAACCTGGGCATTTCTCCCATCAATCATAACAGCAATCGGCTTTACCCTAGCCAACCAAGCCAACGTCATCAAAGTGGGAAAAACAGACATACCCTATCCAGCATACGTCATGTTTAGCACCACACTTTGGCAAACATTTATCGAAGCATTAAACGCGCCATTACAAGCAGTCACCGCAGCAAAATCAATCCTCACCAAAATCAACTTTCCCCGTGAAGCATTAATCATTGCCAAACTTGGAGAAATTTGCTTTAATTTCAGCATCAAGCTACTATTAATAATTTGTTTATTTATCTATTTTAAAATTCCTATTACCTGGACAATTATCCTCGCACCAATCGCAATTATCCATCTTATATTATTCGGTACCTTCATTGGTTTACTACTAGCACCAATTGGAATCTTATATCAAGACATCTCCAAAGGAATCACATTAATAAGTGGATTTTGGTTATTTCTGACCCCAATAATCTACCCAGTACCAAACCAAGGACTATTTGGAATACTAGTAAAATTCAACCCAGTAACACCATTAATCGTGACAATTCGGGAACTATCAACCACCGGAATATTATCACAAGCCCCAGAATTTTGGCTCGTTAGCACAATTACCCTCATAGGTTTACTACTAACTTGGATATTTTTTCGTTTAGCAATGCCATTTGTGATTGAAAAAATTGGTTCATAG
- a CDS encoding polysaccharide ABC transporter ATP-binding protein — protein sequence MTNLIQQPPLNQTPTNIPILEVADLSKKFCRNLKRSLFYGINDILTEFTGRDRISQKLRPQEFWAIENISFQLHPGEALGLIGANGAGKTTLLRIISGLIKPDTGCVKIRGKIAPLIALGAGFNPILTGRENIYINMSILGLTTLEIHKKLPDVIKFAEIGEAIDTPVQTYSSGMVARLGFACAVHIEPDILLIDEVLAVGDIKFRMKCYQKLAELRQKGTAFILVAHNPHVILNICQSSIYLSQGKAITFGETTAVIRQYEADLAAGDVNEALGMMHLPPKSAHESLGIDITCLCFKDTQNRIIHAPICGDASILSVTCQVTKPIVHANLGVIITALSGYQERVLYITSASDHHTFKILPGKIEIQMRMPYLGLLPGCYSAKIYIKSGMSSLDIIPSFKFTVQPGKIASQSLFYQPRIWQIINL from the coding sequence ATGACTAACCTAATTCAGCAACCACCCTTAAACCAAACCCCAACAAACATCCCAATCTTAGAAGTAGCAGACCTTTCCAAAAAATTCTGCCGTAACTTAAAGCGATCGCTATTTTACGGAATCAACGATATATTAACAGAATTTACAGGACGCGATCGCATAAGTCAAAAACTGCGTCCCCAAGAATTCTGGGCAATCGAAAACATCAGCTTTCAACTACATCCAGGAGAAGCATTAGGACTAATTGGTGCAAATGGTGCCGGAAAAACCACATTACTGCGAATCATTAGCGGTTTAATTAAACCCGACACAGGTTGCGTCAAAATTCGTGGTAAAATAGCACCTTTAATTGCATTAGGAGCAGGTTTTAACCCCATCCTCACAGGACGTGAAAATATCTATATCAACATGTCAATTCTCGGCTTAACAACCCTGGAAATTCACAAAAAACTTCCAGATGTTATCAAATTTGCCGAAATTGGCGAAGCTATAGATACACCCGTTCAAACCTATAGTTCCGGAATGGTAGCACGCTTAGGATTTGCCTGTGCAGTCCACATCGAACCAGATATTTTACTAATTGATGAAGTCCTGGCAGTTGGGGATATCAAATTTAGAATGAAATGCTATCAAAAGTTAGCAGAATTACGCCAAAAAGGAACAGCTTTTATTCTAGTTGCCCATAATCCCCATGTAATTTTAAATATTTGTCAATCATCAATTTACTTATCCCAAGGAAAAGCAATTACCTTTGGAGAAACCACAGCAGTTATTCGTCAATACGAAGCAGATTTAGCAGCAGGAGATGTAAATGAAGCATTAGGAATGATGCACTTACCACCAAAATCAGCCCATGAAAGTCTGGGAATAGATATCACCTGCCTCTGTTTTAAAGACACACAAAACAGAATTATTCATGCACCAATATGTGGAGATGCATCCATATTATCTGTCACATGTCAAGTAACTAAACCAATTGTTCATGCTAATTTAGGAGTAATCATTACCGCTTTATCAGGATACCAAGAAAGAGTTTTATACATCACATCTGCTAGCGACCATCACACCTTCAAAATACTCCCTGGAAAAATTGAAATTCAAATGCGAATGCCCTATCTGGGTCTTTTACCAGGATGCTACAGTGCTAAAATATACATCAAATCAGGTATGTCTTCCTTAGATATCATCCCATCTTTTAAATTCACAGTTCAACCAGGCAAAATCGCTAGCCAATCACTATTTTACCAGCCAAGAATATGGCAGATAATCAACTTATAA
- a CDS encoding glycosyltransferase family 2 protein yields MLPLVSIIIPCFNAGRWLSEAINSCLHQTYQNIEIIVIDDGSNDNSLEIIKNFSHQIIWKSIPRSGGNFARNLGFSLSQGEYIQFLDADDYISPEKIARQVDFLEKKSVDIVYGDWRHKYHLPDGTSFLGDIKISGTQTDILESLLGTWWVALAAFLYRRSLIINSQGWDEKLFAAQDRDFLISLVINGAKVDYQPGCYSIYRRYGNITVSTRSKEFWISSHLLVLNKSEQQLIKLNRLSTNYHQAIALSYFYLAREVLLIDYSAYLELLEQALLHFPKFKNKNKSLIYQILQNYLGFRQTERIACYVLLLNKLYHLIRNQSLWHPKKFPFIPV; encoded by the coding sequence ATGCTACCACTCGTCTCAATCATCATACCTTGTTTTAATGCAGGTAGATGGTTATCAGAAGCAATCAATAGCTGCTTACACCAAACCTACCAAAATATAGAAATCATAGTCATTGATGACGGTTCTAATGATAACTCATTAGAAATTATCAAGAATTTCAGCCATCAAATTATTTGGAAATCAATCCCCCGCAGTGGTGGCAACTTTGCCAGAAATCTGGGATTTAGTTTATCTCAAGGAGAATACATTCAATTTTTAGATGCAGATGATTATATATCCCCAGAAAAAATTGCTAGACAAGTTGATTTTTTAGAAAAAAAATCAGTAGACATAGTTTATGGAGATTGGAGACACAAATATCACTTACCAGATGGAACCAGCTTTTTAGGAGACATCAAAATATCAGGAACCCAAACAGATATATTAGAATCACTTTTAGGAACTTGGTGGGTAGCATTAGCAGCATTTCTTTATCGCCGAAGTCTAATTATAAATAGTCAAGGATGGGATGAAAAACTATTTGCAGCCCAAGATCGAGATTTTTTAATTTCTCTAGTTATTAACGGTGCTAAAGTTGATTATCAACCAGGTTGTTACTCTATTTATCGTCGTTATGGAAACATTACTGTCTCTACACGCTCCAAAGAATTCTGGATTAGTAGTCATCTCTTAGTTTTAAATAAATCAGAACAGCAATTAATCAAATTAAATCGGCTATCAACTAATTATCATCAAGCCATCGCCTTATCCTACTTTTACTTAGCTCGTGAAGTATTATTAATCGACTATTCAGCATATTTAGAACTATTAGAGCAAGCACTCCTACACTTTCCTAAATTCAAAAATAAAAATAAAAGTTTGATCTATCAGATATTGCAAAACTATTTAGGTTTCCGGCAAACTGAAAGAATCGCCTGCTATGTATTACTTTTAAATAAACTTTATCATTTAATACGAAATCAATCTCTATGGCATCCTAAGAAATTCCCCTTTATACCAGTGTAG
- a CDS encoding serine/threonine-protein kinase produces MSDPNIGRLLVKRYHLQELIGTGAMGRVYRAKDNLLGGVPVAIKFLSMSIQNKKMRLRERFEREAKTCALLGQKSIHIVRVMDYGVDEHNTPFYVMEYLQGKSLSQIVRKQHLTLPRFLSMVRQICLGLQCAHDGIPIDGYPCPIIHRDVKLSNMMVVADPSFGELVKILDFGIAKLLQSNTHQTNFYLGTLAYSSPEQMEGKELDSRSDIYSLGVMMFEMLTGKLPLVAPTHSFGAWYKVHHYEKPRSFADINSELQIPKSVENLVMNCLAKASGDRPQKVSEILDILTNVETTDHLSLIPLKPNPLDVDSSGTIAESEQRNSLALRAALSREEIIKQATWPKNKPIANIVFPHILNINNSLNPTLWIMLPREEIQKRLVCTRYNQFMFIMNPHPMLLWITVIYNRQHGAKWLPYYLDLKTNFAIEVARLLGETGHYRLLLFASEEPKYPEHILMSTIATDQCRRLHDWLAISHTLASGGGQLSKNLLKNEYEKIKPQILVKLGTMNTDSPFDLSA; encoded by the coding sequence ATGTCAGACCCCAATATTGGTCGCTTACTCGTCAAACGCTACCACCTCCAGGAGTTAATCGGTACTGGAGCGATGGGTCGGGTTTACCGTGCTAAAGATAACCTGTTGGGTGGTGTACCTGTCGCAATTAAATTTCTCTCAATGTCCATCCAAAATAAAAAGATGCGCTTGCGAGAAAGATTTGAACGTGAAGCCAAAACTTGTGCTTTATTGGGACAAAAGAGTATTCACATAGTTAGGGTTATGGACTATGGGGTAGATGAGCACAACACCCCATTCTATGTGATGGAGTATCTCCAAGGTAAAAGCCTCAGCCAAATTGTTCGTAAACAACATCTCACATTGCCGCGATTTTTAAGTATGGTGCGCCAAATCTGTTTGGGTTTACAATGCGCCCATGATGGTATCCCAATTGACGGTTATCCTTGCCCCATTATTCACCGAGATGTCAAACTTAGCAACATGATGGTTGTGGCAGATCCTAGCTTTGGGGAACTAGTTAAAATCCTGGATTTTGGAATTGCAAAATTGCTTCAATCTAACACCCATCAAACTAACTTCTATCTTGGCACCCTAGCTTATTCTTCTCCAGAACAAATGGAAGGCAAAGAACTTGATAGTCGTTCTGATATCTACAGTCTGGGTGTGATGATGTTTGAAATGCTTACAGGGAAATTACCTTTAGTTGCACCAACTCATTCCTTTGGAGCGTGGTACAAAGTTCATCACTACGAAAAACCACGTTCCTTTGCTGACATTAATTCGGAATTACAAATACCGAAATCTGTGGAAAACTTGGTGATGAATTGCCTTGCTAAAGCATCAGGCGATCGCCCTCAAAAAGTTAGCGAAATTCTTGATATACTTACCAATGTAGAAACAACAGATCATTTAAGTTTAATTCCCCTCAAGCCAAATCCATTAGATGTTGATTCCTCTGGAACAATTGCTGAATCAGAACAGCGAAATTCTTTAGCATTGCGAGCAGCTTTGTCACGAGAGGAAATTATCAAACAAGCAACTTGGCCCAAAAATAAGCCAATTGCAAATATTGTTTTTCCTCATATTCTCAATATTAATAATAGTCTTAACCCTACACTTTGGATCATGCTTCCGAGGGAAGAAATTCAGAAACGTCTTGTTTGTACTCGCTATAATCAATTCATGTTTATTATGAATCCTCACCCGATGCTGCTATGGATTACGGTGATTTATAACCGTCAACATGGTGCAAAGTGGCTACCCTATTATCTTGATCTCAAAACTAATTTTGCTATCGAAGTTGCTCGTTTACTTGGGGAAACAGGACATTACCGTTTGCTATTATTTGCAAGTGAAGAACCGAAGTATCCTGAACATATTCTCATGTCTACTATTGCCACAGATCAATGCCGACGTTTGCATGATTGGCTGGCAATTAGCCACACATTAGCTTCGGGGGGAGGGCAGTTGAGTAAGAATTTGTTGAAAAATGAATATGAGAAAATTAAGCCGCAAATTCTAGTTAAGTTAGGAACGATGAACACAGATTCACCGTTTGATCTATCGGCATGA
- a CDS encoding pentapeptide repeat-containing protein, with the protein MSKDIIKISEDNTVNAGQESYDKRDLLEKILYQPDCNLNQVNLILANLSHIELINANLEGVYLSGANLNHANMSYANLNKANLSGADLSNSNLTNSFFEDANLSSANFCFANLVNAKLANSNLSSSDLSHANLAGTDFQDANLSGSKFVSANLEYAALKNVYLWNANISDACLIGTNLSDAYMHSVKLNGANLTNAILHRVKLSDGKLRDTNLINADLSDAQLVGANLTNANLTEANLAGANLTKANLTNANLRNTKIDQRTKIDSKWRTIWELLNHQFHGKNLRDMNFAGADIEGVDLRNFDLTNLNLNGTQVKNTLFGCNEGIDCQMKINLKLRGAIVED; encoded by the coding sequence ATGAGTAAAGATATAATCAAAATTTCCGAAGATAATACTGTAAATGCCGGACAAGAGTCCTATGACAAACGCGATTTATTAGAAAAAATTTTATATCAACCTGATTGTAATTTAAATCAGGTGAATCTGATTTTAGCAAATCTTAGCCACATAGAATTAATCAATGCCAATCTAGAAGGTGTATATCTCAGCGGCGCTAATCTAAATCATGCCAACATGAGTTATGCAAATCTCAACAAAGCCAATCTCAGTGGTGCTGACTTAAGCAACAGTAATCTCACCAATTCTTTCTTTGAAGATGCCAACCTTAGCAGCGCTAATTTTTGCTTTGCTAACCTGGTTAATGCCAAGCTGGCAAATAGTAATCTTAGCTCTAGTGATTTGAGTCATGCTAACTTAGCAGGTACAGATTTTCAGGATGCTAACCTGAGTGGTTCTAAATTTGTGTCTGCAAACCTAGAATATGCAGCTTTAAAAAATGTTTATCTCTGGAATGCGAATATTTCTGATGCTTGTTTAATCGGGACTAACTTAAGTGATGCTTACATGCATAGTGTTAAACTTAATGGTGCAAATCTGACTAATGCAATTCTCCATAGAGTTAAATTAAGTGATGGCAAGCTCAGAGATACAAATTTGATCAATGCTGATTTGAGTGACGCTCAATTAGTTGGAGCTAATTTAACAAATGCAAATCTGACTGAAGCTAATTTAGCAGGAGCAAATCTCACTAAAGCTAATTTAACTAATGCTAACCTTCGCAATACCAAAATTGATCAGCGAACAAAAATAGATTCAAAATGGCGAACAATTTGGGAATTATTAAATCATCAATTTCACGGCAAAAACCTCCGAGATATGAATTTTGCTGGTGCTGATATTGAAGGTGTTGATTTGCGAAATTTTGACTTGACAAACCTAAATTTGAATGGAACACAAGTTAAAAATACCTTATTTGGATGTAATGAGGGAATTGATTGCCAGATGAAAATAAACTTAAAGTTAAGGGGTGCAATTGTTGAAGATTGA
- the ffh gene encoding signal recognition particle protein: protein MFDALSDRLESAWKKLRGQDKISQSNIQDALREVRRALLEADVNLQVVKDFINEVETKAQGAEVIAGIKPEQQFIKIVHDELVKVMGEENVPLAQASTSPTVVLMAGLQGTGKTTATAKLALHLRKLNRTCLMVATDVYRPAAIDQLITLGKQIEVPVFQLGSDADPVEIARQGIAQGKADGVDTVIIDTAGRLQIDQDMMAELAQIKATVQPHEILLVVDSMTGQEAANLTRTFHDQIGITGAILTKMDGDSRGGAALSVRQISGQPIKFVGVGEKVEALQPFYPDRMASRILGMGDVLTLVEKAQEEIDLADAEKMQEKILSAKFDFTDFLKQLRLLKNMGSLGGIIKMIPGMNKLTDDQLKQGETQLKRCEAMINSMTQQERRDPDLLASSPSRRRRVAGGSGYKENDVSKLVSDFQRMRGMMQQMGQGNFSGMPGGNMFGGGMGNMFGGGNPQAAPGWRGYNAGATAKKKPKKDKKKKGFGTL from the coding sequence ATGTTTGACGCACTATCTGACCGTTTAGAATCTGCCTGGAAAAAGCTCCGGGGACAAGATAAAATTTCCCAATCCAATATTCAAGATGCTTTGCGAGAAGTACGTCGTGCCCTATTGGAAGCCGATGTCAATCTGCAAGTTGTAAAAGATTTTATCAATGAGGTGGAAACCAAAGCACAGGGTGCTGAGGTAATAGCAGGAATTAAGCCTGAACAGCAATTTATTAAAATTGTCCATGATGAGTTAGTCAAGGTGATGGGGGAAGAAAACGTTCCCCTCGCACAGGCTAGTACATCCCCAACTGTGGTGTTGATGGCGGGGTTACAGGGTACAGGTAAAACCACAGCCACAGCCAAATTAGCCCTGCATCTACGTAAATTAAACAGAACTTGTTTGATGGTGGCTACTGACGTGTATCGTCCTGCTGCGATTGATCAGTTGATTACCTTGGGTAAGCAAATCGAAGTCCCGGTATTTCAGCTAGGTAGCGATGCTGATCCAGTAGAAATTGCCCGTCAGGGAATTGCACAGGGCAAAGCTGATGGTGTTGATACAGTAATTATTGATACAGCCGGACGCTTGCAAATTGACCAGGATATGATGGCAGAATTGGCGCAGATTAAAGCCACAGTTCAACCCCATGAAATCCTGTTAGTTGTGGATTCAATGACAGGTCAGGAAGCTGCTAATTTGACCCGGACTTTCCATGATCAAATTGGGATTACTGGGGCAATATTGACAAAAATGGATGGTGATAGCCGTGGTGGTGCGGCACTATCAGTACGCCAAATTTCTGGTCAACCCATCAAATTTGTTGGTGTTGGGGAAAAAGTGGAAGCACTACAACCATTTTATCCCGACCGGATGGCATCACGGATTCTGGGAATGGGTGATGTGCTGACTTTGGTGGAAAAAGCACAGGAAGAAATTGATCTTGCTGATGCTGAGAAAATGCAAGAGAAAATTTTGTCAGCAAAGTTTGACTTTACTGATTTTCTCAAGCAGTTACGTCTGCTGAAAAATATGGGTTCCTTGGGTGGCATCATTAAGATGATTCCAGGGATGAATAAACTCACTGACGACCAATTGAAGCAGGGTGAAACCCAACTCAAGCGCTGTGAAGCCATGATTAACTCCATGACTCAGCAGGAACGACGTGACCCTGATTTGTTGGCAAGTTCTCCTAGCCGTCGTCGCCGAGTTGCAGGTGGTTCAGGGTATAAAGAAAATGATGTGAGTAAACTTGTCTCTGATTTCCAACGGATGCGTGGCATGATGCAGCAAATGGGACAAGGGAATTTTTCGGGAATGCCAGGGGGAAATATGTTTGGTGGGGGAATGGGTAATATGTTCGGAGGTGGAAATCCTCAAGCTGCACCGGGGTGGAGAGGTTATAACGCGGGTGCGACTGCGAAGAAAAAACCCAAGAAGGATAAAAAGAAGAAGGGTTTTGGGACGTTGTAG
- the rpsP gene encoding 30S ribosomal protein S16, with product MVKLRLKRFGKKREASYRIIAISNLTRRDARPLEELGYYNPRTDEVRLDIPGIQRRLAQGAQPTDTVRRLLQKANVLEPVSAKPAS from the coding sequence ATGGTTAAACTGCGCTTAAAGCGATTTGGAAAAAAGCGGGAAGCAAGCTACCGGATTATTGCTATTAGTAATCTGACCCGTCGTGACGCTCGTCCCTTGGAAGAGTTAGGATATTACAACCCCAGAACGGATGAAGTTCGTTTGGATATACCAGGGATTCAAAGGCGACTAGCACAAGGTGCCCAACCAACGGATACTGTACGTCGCCTCTTACAAAAAGCTAACGTATTGGAACCAGTAAGTGCAAAACCTGCATCATAG